The genome window CGTTTAATTTAGCAGCTCTTTCTAATAAACGAGAGTGGAGATAGAATACGTCTCCGGGGTATGCTTCCCGTCCGGGGGGACGACGTAGTAGCAAGGACATTTGACGGTAAGCCTGAGCTTGTTTGGTCAAGTCATCGTAGATGATTAGGGTAGCTTTACCTTTATACATGAAGTATTCGGCGATCGCAGCTCCCGTGTAGGGTGCTAGATACTGTAAGGTGGCAGGATCGTTGGCATTAGCTGCTACCACTACGGTATAGTCTAAAGCACCTTTTTTCTTGAGGGTATCTACCACGTTAGCAACGGTGGAAGCCTTTTGACCTACGGCTACATATACACAGATTACATCTTCTTCTTTTTGGTTGATGATGGTGTCAACGGCGATCGCAGTTTTACCAGTTTGACGGTCACCAATGATAAGTTCACGCTGTCCACGACCTACAGGAATCATCGCATCAATAGCGGTAATCCCAGTTTGCATAGGTTCACATACAGACTTACGATCCACAATCCCGGGGGCTGCAGACTCAATCAAGCGAGTTTCGGTGGTTTCAAGATCGCCTTTACCATCAATAGGACGAGCCAAAGCATCTAAAACCCTACCGACTAAAGCATCACCCACGGGGATTTGAGCAATTTTACCAGTAGCTTTTACATTACTACCTTCTTGGATGTCTAAACCATCACCCATCAATACCACCCCAACGTTATCCTGTTCAAGGTTAAGGGCGATACCCACGGTACCATCTTCAAACTCTACCAACTCACCCGCCATGACTTTATCCAAGCCATATACACGAGCAATACCATCCCCTACCTGTAAAACAGTACCAACATTGGAAACTTGAACCTGTTCATCATAGGATTCAATCTGTTGGCGAATAATATTAGCAATTTCGTCTGGTCTAATGTTGATCATATCTTTTTCTTAGAGCTACTTATATGTAACAAATCAATTGTCAGTTATTAATTTTATTTTGATTATGGCTAGGGCATACTAAAAATATGCTCATAACAATTCTTACCACCAAGATAACTTAGTTAGAACCAAGCATCCCTAATGTGATACGGCGTAATTGTCCTCGTAAACTAGCATCATAAACCTGAGAGCCAACTTTGATAATTACACCACCGATAATGTCAGGATCAATTTTTGTTTCCAACTCCACGGCATTAGCACCAGTGAGAGCCTTAACTTTGACTTCCAACTTTTCTGCTTCACCATCATACAATCTCACAGCGGAGGTGATTTCAGCGAGGACAGTATTGTTCAGTTTGCGCAGAATTTCTAAATATTTGGCTAGAACACCTTCAATGAAGCTAATTCTACCTTTGTCCACTAACAATAATAAAAAATTGAGCAAGAAAGGATTTATCTGCTCACCAGCGATATTTTTAATAACAGATTTTTTTTGCTCTGCCTTAATCATGGGACTAGCAAAGAGGGCTTTCAATTCTGCAGACTCTTTGAGCAATGTTGCTAAAGAGCGCACATCTTCACCGATTTCTTCGGTAACCTTCTTTTCTTTGGCTAGGGACATCAAGGCCTCGGCATAAGGTTCTACTACTTCAGCGGTAATAGCACTTTGCATTTTTAACCTCCTAATTGCTCAACGGCACGACTAATGATTTTTCCTTGAACTTCATCAGTCAGGGTATTTTTCAACTGCTGCTCTGCTTTCTCAAGGGCGAGTACAGCAATGGTTCTTTTTAATTCATTCACTACTTTAGCTCTTTCGGAGTCTAACTCTTGTACTGCAGTAGCTTTCATTCTTTCTATATCTTTTTGTCCTTGAGCCAAAATTTCTTCTCTAACTTTAGCAGCGGTGCCTTGAGCATCAGAGATAATTTTTTTTGCTCTTTCTTGAGCTTCGTTTAAGTTTTTCTGTCCTTCGGCTAGAGCTTTGGCGGCATCAGCAGCTTTTTGTTCTGCTTCTTGAATTTCTTGGGCAATTTTATTACGTCTTTGTTCGAGTAAATTGCCAACAAATTTACCACCATATACTACTAATAAACCAATTACGATAATTAAGTTGATTAGGTTAGAGCCTAGAATGTCTGAACTTAAACCAAATCCGCCCTCTGTTGATTCAGTGGCTAGATAGAATAAAGTAAACATAATTATTTTTTGTTTAAACTAGGCGTGTTTATTTTATGTTTTTTTGAGGGGGAGAGAATGAGACAAATCTCTTCTCCATGCCCTGATTATGGAGCTACTTAAGCAAATTCTGGTCCTAAAACCTTATCCAAGATTTGTTGGGTGAGGGCTTGAACTTCTTGCTCTAAAGCTGTCATGGCTTCTTTTCTTTCCACTTCAATTTGCTCTGATGCCTTCTGACGCTCGGCAATAACTTCTTGCTGAGTTTGTTGGCTTTGTTCAGAGACTATCTTTTGAGCTTCAGTTTGAGCCTCCGCAATAATTTCTTGGGATTGTTTACGGACTTCCTTTAATTCTTGTTCATATTGTTGAACAAGGGCCAAGGATTTTTGTTTTTGCTCTTTGGCACTGTTTAATTGACCTTGAACATATCCTGCTCTTTCGTCAATTGCTTTTCCTAAAGGTTTATAAAATAGGGCATTTAATATTGTTGCTAAGAGTAAAAACTGGACTGCCATGAGGGGCAGGGTAGCGTCAATATCAAATAAACCCCCTTCTGCGGTTTCCGCCGCAAATAAAATCCATTGTGTCATCATCATTTGACTTTGGGGCAGAATTTACTGGTTCTTTTGCTCAATATGCAATTATCCTTAAAAGTATTACTGCAATTGATATTTTTGGGTTCTTAGGTGTTTAGGCATTCGCTCACACTGAGAGATACCTAAAACCTAAAACCTATTTTTTCCTTTACTTTATTTTTTAAATTTAGAGTAATCTAAATTACTTAAGCGAAAGGATTAGCGAATAATAATACTAATGCTACAACTAGACCGTAGATGGTTAGTGCTTCCATGAATGCTAAACTTAGAAGTAAAGTTCCACGGATTTTGCCTTCTGCTTCAGGCTGACGAGCAATACCTTCTACGGCTTGTCCTGCGGCGTTACCTTGACCTAATCCAGGTCCAATAGCTGCTAAACCTACGGCTAAGGCTGCTGCGATTACTGATGCTGCTTCTACGCTCATAATTTTTCCTTTTTTTCTTTAATTAAATTAGTACAACAAGAATTTTTAGTTTTTCGTGTGGGGAATGGATTTTATAAATCTGTTCCCTATGTTAGTTAATCACACAATGGCAATTTATTTAAGCCCAAAATGTATTTAACTATATTTTGGTTTTTTATGCTAGTGAGTTGGAGGTTTATTTTCCTAAACTCTTAGTCATGTTCTTCGCCGTGAACTTCGAGGGCTTCTCCGATGTAGGAACCTGCGAGGGTGGCAAAGATAAGGGCTTGGATGGCGCTGGTAAACAGCCCTAATACCATCAAGGGTAAGGGTACAATGAGGGGTACGAGTAGGACTAATACACCTACTGCCAATTCATCCGCTAGGATGTTCCCGAAAAGACGGAAACTGAGGGATAAAGGACGGGTGAAGTCTTCGATCGCCCTAAAGGGTACCATGATGGGGGAGGGTTGGGCATAGTCAGCGAAATAACCTAAGCCTTTTTTGCTAATCCCCGCATAGAAGTAAGCGAGGGAGGTTAGTAGTGCAAAGGCGACGGTGGTGTTGATGTCCACGGTGGGCGCTGACAATTCCCCTTCGGGTATTTCGATTAATTTCCAAGGAATCAAAGCACCGGACCAGTTAGATACGAAAATGAATAAAAATAGAGTACCGATAAAGGGAACCCATGGACGATATTCTTTTTCGCCAATTTGATCTTTGGTGAGATTGCGTAAAAAATCGAGGACGTATTCCATAAAGTTTTGGAATCCGCTCGGTATTCGTTGAACGTTTCTGGTAGCGGCGATGGAGGCGATTAGTAGAACACCGATGACGAACCAAGATACCATAAATACTTGTCCGTGGACTTTATATTTACCGATTTCCCAGTAAAAGTGTTCTCCTACTTCGATGGCCGCTAGTAGCTGATTATTTAGATTGATTATATTTGTAAGTTCCATTAAGCAAGATTTTCCCTGATTGTAGGAATCTCAGACAATTTACCATAAAATTAACCCTTTACTCTGATTTATTTTTGCCACTGAGTAAACTACTGGGCAAAACGGTAAGCAGAATAGAGGCTTTATAAGTCATGAAACCTAAAAAAATAGGTATCACTTCTAGTTGTTGCCTTTGGGTGGCGATGATCATTAGTCCAGCGAAGAGTGCTAGACGGGTTGAGCCGATGCTTCGTTTGCCGTTGCCTACCTTTTCTACTTCTCTGGCTAACAGGTTGATATAGACTAAGCCCACACAAGTTCCCAAGAGGTAGTTTAGTCCTGTACTCAGGGAGTAGAACACCCACACAAGGGCGAAGCAGGATAACCCGATAATGAGAGTGGCGATGAGAATATTATATTTTAGTCGATAATATTCGGCCATGTAGTCGTCTTTTTTTTCTTCTTCTGGTGGTGTTTCTCTTTGGTTGATGAGAGTTTCCAGATTTTCTGTGTTAGCGGAAGTTTCTGAGGTAGTCACTAGGGGCGATCGCATTTGCTTGTGTGTACCGTAGTTATAGCTGTTTTACAACTAACTAAAACCAATGCTAATTCTATCATGGAAAGTAAACCAATAAACAATTAACAATGCACCATAGACAGTTCAATTCTTATTAATTTATTCTATGTCCTCATGATTTTCAACTTTTCACGGATCCACCACTGCAACCCAATCCAAAAAGCGATTCCATGCCCACCAAATATCATCATCTCCGTTGAGTTGTTGCCCTTTTTTTGAATTTATGTAGCCCACATGACCTCCATACTGGGTCAACATCAAGTCTAAATAGCGATTATTCCTGACCTCCTGTTGTAAATCAGGGATGATGGTGGGGCAAAACATTGGATCATCTTCTGCATACATGATGAGGGTAGGTTTACTTATTTTCGAGAGGATGCGAAAAGGGCTACTGGCATAGTAATAATCCGCAACGGTTTTGTAACCGAGGGTGGGAATGACCAAATATTCATCTACGGTGCGAATGCTATGGATAGAGGACAAAATTTCTAAATCTATCTCTCGGGGATAATATTGATGGAGATTGATGATTAATTCTTTGAGATTTTCAGTGATGGCTTTGTCTAAATATTTTTTGATAGGGTGATTCTCCAGGTAATTTAAAGACTTTTGGGCATCAAGACTAGGACAAATTACCCCGCAACCGCCAATGTCTTCCTCGGTTAAACCTGAATCTTTGATTGTCTTGGACAGGGATGAGCCATAAAATATCGCCCATAGTGCCAGTTGCCCTCCCAGAGAATATCCTGTAAACCAAAATTTACTGGGGAAGTTTTCTTTTTTGGCTTGAGCAGCGATGGATAAAAAGTCTGAGCCTTCAAAAATGCCATCGGAAGGAAGGGCAGGGGATAGGGGTAAACTCTTGCCATGCGCCCTCCAGTCAAAGAGAATGAGGGCGTACCCTTGATAGTAGGCTTTTCGGGCAAAGACTTCTAAATACCATTGGTTTTCTAGGTTTCCTGTAATGCCATAGGTGGCGATGATTGTACCTTTGGCTTTGGGAGGGATTGTTGTTAGGGCATAAAGGGGTGTTTTATCGATGCCGTAGTATATGTTTTCTTGGTATGGTACAGGGGCTAGATTTATATTTTGTTGCCATTTTTGGTTCATTATTTTGGCAATATAAAGGGTTTGAATTAGTCCATTTTTTAAATATAAAGGTGGTTGATAGCCATGATTTTTTTTACTCATTTATAACTATGAAGATATTATCTATTTTGTATCTTGAAATACTTTTGAAATTTTGTTTGTTAACGATGAAAGATTATTAATGATTTCTGATTTTGTGTATAGATATTTATTATTGATTCTATCTATCTATTATAAACTTTTCACTATTTACCTATCTGTTCAAAGTTTTATGAATTGTGTTGTTTGGTGGCTATCTTCATTTGATTTTTGTTAAATCAATTTATTAAAGATTGTTTGTAAGGGCGATCGCTCTTAGACAGAAAATAAACCCAAGAAGAAAAAATAGGGTAGGATAAAATAGTATCTTTCTATCTCTTCGATAATTCCTAAATACTATGATAGATCCTCAAGCCCCCCCCGAATTATACCTAAGAGAAAATACGCAAAAAAATCAAATATTGTCAGATTACCAAAAATTAATTCTTGATAATATTATTGATGGAGTAGTTTTATTTAAAGACCACCGCTACATATACGTCAATCCAGCATATGCAGAAACTTCAGGCTATGCAGAGAATGAGCTACTAGGAAAAAAGTGGCAAGACTTTTACTCCCCCGAAGAAGCAAAAAACATAGAAATAGTAGTAAATTCCCTTTCCACAGAGAATAGATATTGGCGAGGGGAACAACTTTCCTATCACAAAAATGGAAATGAAATTTGGAAACAAGTTTCTCTCTCACTCATCGAAGATGGAATTCTAATCGGAATTTGTCGAGATATTAGCGAAAACAAAAAAAACCAAACCATTCTCAAGGCCCAAGAATCGGCCATGAGAGCTTTATATGCGGTGACAGCTTCATCCCATCTAACCTTTGAAGAAAAATTGGAAGGCATTTTTAACCTTGGCAGAAAATTCTTTAACCTTGAAATGGGCGTATTAACCCAAGGAGAAAAGAAATCTACTAAAATTGTCAAATTTCAGGGGGAAAGAAGAAACGGTGACATAGTGCAATTGCCCCCATATATGAGTCAAGAACAATCATTATGCTTTATCTGCTTACAACATCAAGAGCCTTTAGTAATAGAATCATTAGTTAATTCTTCTTATAAAAATCATCCAGGGCATACCTTTTGGAATATACAAAGCTACATTGGTTCGAGAATAGAAGTATGTGGTAAAACCTATGGCACCCTATGTTTTTTCTCCTTTGATGAACAATCAAACCATAGGATAACCGAAAATTCTCAACAAATATTAAAATTGATGGCCCAATGGATAGGTTATGAAATTGAGCGCCAAGAGTCTCAGAGACTATTAGAAGAAAAATTTCAACAGGAAGTTTTATTAAAAACCATTGTACAGTCCATTCGTCAAACCATTGACTATGAGGAATTATTTCAACGAGCGGCTAAAACTATCGGGGAGGCTCTTAAACTAGATCGTTGTCACCTGTTCACCTACGACCATAGTAAAAATCCTCCCATTACTCCCCTAGGAGAATATCTTAGTGAGGGAATTTCATCAATGGCTGATGCCAACATCAACCCTGAAAATGTTCGTAATATTCACCTAGAAAAGATATTAGAAAAAGATAAAGCCGTTGTCACCAATGATGTTTTTAACGATCCACTCCTAGACGATATGCGATATTTATGTATCGAAGTTAGTCTCAAGTCCATGATGGCAGTGCGTACATCTTATTTAGGACAAGCCAATGGTATTATTTGTTTACACACCTGTAAGGATTACAGATGTTGGAGTAAGTCAGAAATAGAATTAATTGAAAACGTTGCCTCTCAGTTCGGTATTGCGATCGCACAGGCGAAACTATTACAACAAGAAAAAGAACAAAAAGAGCAACTAGAACTAAAAAACAAAGCCCTAGAAGAAGCCCGAAAAGAAGCAGAAACCGCCAACCGAGCCAAAAGTGCTTTCCTTGCCACCATGAGCCATGAAATTCGTACTCCCATGAATGGCATTATGGGCATGGCAGATTTGTTGACATACACTCCCCTCAATCCAGTACAAAAAGATTACGTGAATACCATCAATAAAAGTGGTAGTTTGCTACTAACAATTATTAATGATATTTTAGATTTAGCTAAAATAGAAGCGGATAAAATTGAACTAGAAAATAATCCCTTTAATCTTCATCAGTGCATTGAAGAAGTATTAAAATTAATGAGGGGTAATGCACTTAATAAACAAATTAAACTTAGTTACCCAAAAAATGATTTGATGCCTTCCCATTTTATGGGAGATTCTAATAGAATAAAACAAATAATTCTCAACCTAGTTAGTAATGGTATTAAATTTACCCCCGAAGGAGAAGTCCAAGTAACCACAGAAGCACGTTTGTGTCCTGATGGTTTCCATGTCATTCAAATTGCCATTAAAGACACAGGCATTGGCATCGCCGAAGAACACTGTGAGATGCTTTTTAAGTCCTTTTCCCAAGTAGATGGTACTAATACCCGTAAATATGGTGGCACAGGATTGGGATTAGTAATTAGTCAAAAATTAGCTCATTTAATGGGAGGTAAAATCACCTTTAAAACAGAATTAAATCAAGGCTCTATATTTTATCTTACCATCAAACTCCTTGCCCTATCTTCTGAAGAAATCAGCACATCAAACCTGCTTAATCAAGATAAAAATGAAGAAAAACAAACTATTAAAATATCTTCCCTACCTATCAAAATTTTATTAGTAGAAGATACTCCTGTTAACTATAAAGTAGCTCGTTTAATGTTTCAAAAATTAGGCTATTTAGGAGATAAATTAAACATCGTCTATGATGGTTTACAAGCCCTAGAAGCGGTAAGAGAAAATCCATACGACATAGTCTTCATGGACTTACAAATGCCCAATCTGGACGGCTTAAATGCCACTGCAAAAATAAGGGCGCTGGGGAATCAAATCAAACAACCATGGATAGTTGCCATGACAGCTTCCGCCCTAGCAGAAGATCGAGAAAAATGTTTTAATGTAGGGATGAATGATTTTGTAAGTAAGCCCATTCGCTCTGGTGATGTGCAACAGGCACTACAAAGATTTGCTAATAGTTTAATATTGTAAAACCCCTATGAACATTATTATTTTATCCATGATTGCTGCTCTTATAATTCCCATGTATCAATCATGGCGTGATGAAAATGTGTGGCAAAAAATGTTGGCAGTAGCTAGTATTTCCACCAAAACTGCTCTACTTATTCTCGTAATTGCTGTTTTTAGAGATGATTGGATGATGGGGGTTGTGGGTGTCATAATCTTAACCGTAGGTAATGCGGGTTTGATGTTACTTGCCCATTTACTCAAAAGAATGGGAGAAATTTAACCATCTTTTTTTCCAATGGCTAGTATATTCCAAGTCTGATGATAGTTGTTCTTTTTCCCTACGTTTAATAATATCCATGGCATTATCTGTTAAGCTAGGATCTCGATAAGGAATAGAAGCACGGGTTTGGAGATGCTCTAATTCTTTTAAAGACAAGGATTGTAATGGTATATTATTTTTTGTGGCAAGGGTACCGGGCGATCGCCTTCCTACGGTACAATTTCTACCTATGTTTAAACCTACTAACATCATCCCTTTTCTCACACTGGCAGAACAAGAATAGGTGGCTAAAATACCATCATCAGCTAAACATTGAGATATTCTTTCAAAAAATTCTACTGTCCATAATTGAGGACATTTAGGAGGAGAAAAGGGATCAAAAAAAATGGCATCGGCTTTGAAGTTACTTCTTAGTAATTTTGTGATAGTTTCCCTTGCGTCACCTATTAATAATTCTATATTTAAGTTGCTTTTATTTAGTTTCTGTGTATTCGCAATTATGTTTAAATCTTTTATAATATTTGAGGAATAAGAGGATAAGAGATTATTTTTAATAGCTTGTTTCGGAATATTTAAATCTATTTCTAGGGCAATAACTTCCAAGAAACAATCATAAATATTTTGTGCATAAACTTCTAATAATGAAGCAGTATTATATCCTAAACCATAGCAAAGATCTATAACTTTGAGATATTTTTTTTGTGTTAATTGTTCTTTGATGTTACAACCTTTTATATAAGTTATTTCTGATTCTTGTTTTGCCCCATATTTACTATGAAATGTTTCGTTAAATTCCTTGGAATAAAAAGTTTGTGAACCATCTTCCGTTAATCTTGTTTCTAAGTCTTCCATAAATAATTAAAGTACAATAACAATTATTTTAGTAAGGGATTTATAGCAATTATCATGGTTATGGGGTACAAAATGATCCCCCTAAATCCCCCGCAAATAAGGGGGACTTGAGAATAATAAATGTATCTCATAATTATAAAAACGCTATCTTTTAGGTGTTTTCTATTTAAATTCAATTTTCATAATAGATAAATCATCAGAAAAATAATCACTATTATTATGTGATTTTGCATGACTTAAAATGTCGTCTAAATCTGACTTTTGTTCTAAAATGGTGATAAAATCATCGATGCCCCACATTTGTTGATCTGGCCCTATAATTTCATAAATTCCATCGCTAAAAATATATAAAGTTGATGGAGATTCTATTTCATAACTACTATTGT of Cyanobacterium sp. HL-69 contains these proteins:
- the atpA gene encoding F-type H+-transporting ATPase alpha subunit AtpA — protein: MINIRPDEIANIIRQQIESYDEQVQVSNVGTVLQVGDGIARVYGLDKVMAGELVEFEDGTVGIALNLEQDNVGVVLMGDGLDIQEGSNVKATGKIAQIPVGDALVGRVLDALARPIDGKGDLETTETRLIESAAPGIVDRKSVCEPMQTGITAIDAMIPVGRGQRELIIGDRQTGKTAIAVDTIINQKEEDVICVYVAVGQKASTVANVVDTLKKKGALDYTVVVAANANDPATLQYLAPYTGAAIAEYFMYKGKATLIIYDDLTKQAQAYRQMSLLLRRPPGREAYPGDVFYLHSRLLERAAKLNDELGGGSMTALPIIETQAGDVSAYIPTNVISITDGQIFLSSDLFNAGFRPAINAGISVSRVGSAAQTKAMKQVAGKLKLELAQFAELEAFSQFASDLDAATQAQLAKGQRLRQLLKQSENSPLAVWEQVAQVYSGINGLLDDVAVDKVTEFVVSLRQYIKNSKPKFVEIINSEKKLTDEAEALLKEAITEAKQAFSA
- the atpH gene encoding F-type H+-transporting ATPase delta subunit AtpH, giving the protein MQSAITAEVVEPYAEALMSLAKEKKVTEEIGEDVRSLATLLKESAELKALFASPMIKAEQKKSVIKNIAGEQINPFLLNFLLLLVDKGRISFIEGVLAKYLEILRKLNNTVLAEITSAVRLYDGEAEKLEVKVKALTGANAVELETKIDPDIIGGVIIKVGSQVYDASLRGQLRRITLGMLGSN
- the atpF1 gene encoding F-type H+-transporting ATPase subunit AtpF1, whose translation is MFTLFYLATESTEGGFGLSSDILGSNLINLIIVIGLLVVYGGKFVGNLLEQRRNKIAQEIQEAEQKAADAAKALAEGQKNLNEAQERAKKIISDAQGTAAKVREEILAQGQKDIERMKATAVQELDSERAKVVNELKRTIAVLALEKAEQQLKNTLTDEVQGKIISRAVEQLGG
- the atpF2 gene encoding F-type H+-transporting ATPase subunit AtpF2 produces the protein MMMTQWILFAAETAEGGLFDIDATLPLMAVQFLLLATILNALFYKPLGKAIDERAGYVQGQLNSAKEQKQKSLALVQQYEQELKEVRKQSQEIIAEAQTEAQKIVSEQSQQTQQEVIAERQKASEQIEVERKEAMTALEQEVQALTQQILDKVLGPEFA
- the atpE gene encoding F-type H+-transporting ATPase C subunit AtpE codes for the protein MSVEAASVIAAALAVGLAAIGPGLGQGNAAGQAVEGIARQPEAEGKIRGTLLLSLAFMEALTIYGLVVALVLLFANPFA
- the atpB gene encoding F-type H+-transporting ATPase subunit AtpB — its product is MELTNIINLNNQLLAAIEVGEHFYWEIGKYKVHGQVFMVSWFVIGVLLIASIAATRNVQRIPSGFQNFMEYVLDFLRNLTKDQIGEKEYRPWVPFIGTLFLFIFVSNWSGALIPWKLIEIPEGELSAPTVDINTTVAFALLTSLAYFYAGISKKGLGYFADYAQPSPIMVPFRAIEDFTRPLSLSFRLFGNILADELAVGVLVLLVPLIVPLPLMVLGLFTSAIQALIFATLAGSYIGEALEVHGEEHD
- the atpI gene encoding F-type H+-transporting ATPase subunit AtpI produces the protein MRSPLVTTSETSANTENLETLINQRETPPEEEKKDDYMAEYYRLKYNILIATLIIGLSCFALVWVFYSLSTGLNYLLGTCVGLVYINLLAREVEKVGNGKRSIGSTRLALFAGLMIIATQRQQLEVIPIFLGFMTYKASILLTVLPSSLLSGKNKSE
- a CDS encoding Hydrolase, alpha/beta fold family functionally coupled to Phosphoribulokinase, yielding MSKKNHGYQPPLYLKNGLIQTLYIAKIMNQKWQQNINLAPVPYQENIYYGIDKTPLYALTTIPPKAKGTIIATYGITGNLENQWYLEVFARKAYYQGYALILFDWRAHGKSLPLSPALPSDGIFEGSDFLSIAAQAKKENFPSKFWFTGYSLGGQLALWAIFYGSSLSKTIKDSGLTEEDIGGCGVICPSLDAQKSLNYLENHPIKKYLDKAITENLKELIINLHQYYPREIDLEILSSIHSIRTVDEYLVIPTLGYKTVADYYYASSPFRILSKISKPTLIMYAEDDPMFCPTIIPDLQQEVRNNRYLDLMLTQYGGHVGYINSKKGQQLNGDDDIWWAWNRFLDWVAVVDP
- a CDS encoding Circadian input kinase A, coding for MIDPQAPPELYLRENTQKNQILSDYQKLILDNIIDGVVLFKDHRYIYVNPAYAETSGYAENELLGKKWQDFYSPEEAKNIEIVVNSLSTENRYWRGEQLSYHKNGNEIWKQVSLSLIEDGILIGICRDISENKKNQTILKAQESAMRALYAVTASSHLTFEEKLEGIFNLGRKFFNLEMGVLTQGEKKSTKIVKFQGERRNGDIVQLPPYMSQEQSLCFICLQHQEPLVIESLVNSSYKNHPGHTFWNIQSYIGSRIEVCGKTYGTLCFFSFDEQSNHRITENSQQILKLMAQWIGYEIERQESQRLLEEKFQQEVLLKTIVQSIRQTIDYEELFQRAAKTIGEALKLDRCHLFTYDHSKNPPITPLGEYLSEGISSMADANINPENVRNIHLEKILEKDKAVVTNDVFNDPLLDDMRYLCIEVSLKSMMAVRTSYLGQANGIICLHTCKDYRCWSKSEIELIENVASQFGIAIAQAKLLQQEKEQKEQLELKNKALEEARKEAETANRAKSAFLATMSHEIRTPMNGIMGMADLLTYTPLNPVQKDYVNTINKSGSLLLTIINDILDLAKIEADKIELENNPFNLHQCIEEVLKLMRGNALNKQIKLSYPKNDLMPSHFMGDSNRIKQIILNLVSNGIKFTPEGEVQVTTEARLCPDGFHVIQIAIKDTGIGIAEEHCEMLFKSFSQVDGTNTRKYGGTGLGLVISQKLAHLMGGKITFKTELNQGSIFYLTIKLLALSSEEISTSNLLNQDKNEEKQTIKISSLPIKILLVEDTPVNYKVARLMFQKLGYLGDKLNIVYDGLQALEAVRENPYDIVFMDLQMPNLDGLNATAKIRALGNQIKQPWIVAMTASALAEDREKCFNVGMNDFVSKPIRSGDVQQALQRFANSLIL
- the mnhF gene encoding multicomponent Na+:H+ antiporter subunit MnhF, which produces MNIIILSMIAALIIPMYQSWRDENVWQKMLAVASISTKTALLILVIAVFRDDWMMGVVGVIILTVGNAGLMLLAHLLKRMGEI
- a CDS encoding SAM-dependent methyltransferase, whose amino-acid sequence is MEDLETRLTEDGSQTFYSKEFNETFHSKYGAKQESEITYIKGCNIKEQLTQKKYLKVIDLCYGLGYNTASLLEVYAQNIYDCFLEVIALEIDLNIPKQAIKNNLLSSYSSNIIKDLNIIANTQKLNKSNLNIELLIGDARETITKLLRSNFKADAIFFDPFSPPKCPQLWTVEFFERISQCLADDGILATYSCSASVRKGMMLVGLNIGRNCTVGRRSPGTLATKNNIPLQSLSLKELEHLQTRASIPYRDPSLTDNAMDIIKRREKEQLSSDLEYTSHWKKRWLNFSHSFE